A portion of the Marinobacter alexandrii genome contains these proteins:
- a CDS encoding T9SS type A sorting domain-containing protein yields the protein MRRIERLLFSLLIVGGTSLITHAQNGPGGIGDGTGTNGPRNVLWLDASTLGLGDGANVLTWSDLSGNGNDLTQQGADAVPTFAENAFGTGLDAIRFDGTERYLRILDNATLDGFADGVSIILVTNFSTVDDNPRGIISKRNSSSSEEVYSIFTHTGSRMNFDVRTTDDNRLSDATTLTASTDYILSAVYDEIFQYTSINSNAPDTRGETGNLTDASSDLILGALNNNYGTYFDGYLAEVIIYGNGLTQAERIVIENYLANKYSITLSGNDFWTDNATYSNGLAGIGQDLAYSSEATTASSDLMRISESTDFDDNDWVFWGHDNGDASVWVASEVPGAQQRLAREWLIEENGETGSVTVQVDGSELPSTGISNPQYYLLVDTNNDADFSDATPYLMISDGAGGAFVNIDLNTNDRIAISFEPGTPSQIWYSYISDDWSDPNTWTLDGAISPLYLNPSSEVPGVSDSVVINTGRTVTMDVNDVAVTRLEIIGTLDLVATTGHIFGVLDGSGTLRLSGAAGNENYPVTNDALFIDSDEGGTLEYYGAGLSVNSDRSANNLLINMINTTDMVTTLADFDLNGNLTISRGIFQFNDNLSTSNLNVTVDGNVLIESSGGIDVGTTNARHEFNLYGNFTNQGDVDFTNRTSQATGSEATNGIVDVNFLSSSQDQTVVLQNVTDFYRVEINKGVDDTYIVEFIADDPSFFNLYGYANQGIDNPQGSTNDNAFGLIYGTAKIGNNVTVSPLNAGGNYSIFEGAQIWVDGGTVEKTAGTAIVPYGSIRVSSGALNAPINSGITTRDNGQLTIEGGTVTVNQFRTSINGVSALGGLVMTGGIFNIIGENTSANYYTFSLTYPGNVFNMSGGVINVSGANATGGIYINSSDENISVTGGTVNLDVTNGNNLTITSRAPFFNLNVLESNASAASVLVSNGSSGTGGGLTTVNMDKFQVLNDLHIDNSGGNTTTFNAGGIDLGITGSLLIENGSSVDLSNMNLTFEGTGSSNIDIGIASTLVLDSLEINKNNENVNVIVTNGQSTAIQVDDLLNVASGNFDVSTFDITVNGNIDALDTIGTAISTGQIYMNGAATQSITSTNGAIYDLEIDNTNGVSLDGDFGIINQLNLNDGIFDINTSKLTTGAEVLTTGTFGTSLMIQTGGNPTDGGLEYLFDADETLTYPFGISGNYTPLVADINLTSGDVGYIRTNPVNDKLGTIDDGAGVIDFLNYYWKIGVSDFVDLPTVNSYVFSYSSADVSGTEGNLQPGFVEDGTDADLDADSFTRTAVGSTADVASNQITFILGTTARAANYTAGEADAFAGGVTVFYSRKQVGDDQKNWTSRFSWSTDDVNKHAGQAASSYPGENSTSDVAVVGFGGIDAGEDFNTCNPCTIVNSVRHDHRVRSGETITVAEIIFDQNPAANALSNNDTRIRVFETAVLNAARVTGRGTMFQRVNASNIGTINADFNEFNKDEDNGWFLQVTGGTSIVISDRFEFPTLRVFGGGRDVSYTQDVTAKGLVVDNNADLFLDHNFTINGTARIGLNGGGELIFGAAAGGAVGSNVIFECDSLILTSNNNNGVSVVDAGADIHTLRVNGGLNLVQGALFDLSNADPSSQAILELAGTGQHAFTNTSSIVPELYRIVVNKGVDTTSTFSLDAPVLISGDNSVEPPAVELQNGKLIINSALINAVVADGIDYLIPASAGVEVLQGTISTTGSNIILDGLLRVNGGTVNLGTSDIEYTNSGTSLIDVLSGTLNVGGQVRRATSSTTGILKYRQTGGDVDIATDGISTSSRGAFEVLNSGSEFTLTGGTFNIERGVTGDANISLELDPTTTDISGSTITIFENLGGDYGANFFNVSSSILLNDLIIANTIDLPDVQLFNRDLEVNNLTINANQSLLTNGFDLTLNGDFTNNGTYGNTNSETIFAGSGAQTISGSGAFTIFTLRKNGSGTTTSNVALDLDSDFYLTSGTFDVGSNSLSLQNDAFVQSTFLNSGGNGLMFNGTANQDLNGLTNNAIDIGTITINNPSGVDIPDGNGFDFNITQELRLNGGVFNIGGSLVTLSSGAPVTEVSTFNVNNMVQTNSSFTDNGLRIEFFTVAADTVVFFPIGELKYTPVEFDLDAGTTTGSIRVRPANEPHPTIVDDAEPMTETEIDDTQNVLNYHWIVVSENVTNASGSAIFFYDHDDISVTAPYDTTHYISARLLSNDVNWDKFAPTLFRGVNQTFEVPLSSFSASEITGDYTAGVGSSDGVNNDIEGAIPDQLAQYETSFAGTGNYSLASNWNPLSGSPTVTDGVGPVGAQIIVRSGDDLTLNLDNIRLYATEIEAGGILRVPSGTVGVRLGTVTGSGTIVLEDNELLPTGEYTDFFQCDGGALQYSGTTSYNVLSGISQVRKVILDGSGSRTLPNNLLTVCDTLEINGPTVVLNSGLTYAVGDADTDLFNVQAGAVILSNGSSINITGDFELSGGTFTGTENTDLNVTDDMTLSGGTLNWNGTDVTLNGSSEQLVDGSFIGVAGFDDLTINNSGTGVTVNSGDVEIGGTLTLTDGLVNTTSSETLTLTSSGDWTGASTASYVTGPMQKEDIAATSTYEFPVGKSVRYAPVSVVNVDTGGDDWTAEYYTSTSATYPNSSFDTDDPGSGFNALIRVLSTDRWEVSSAGSNSAQVQATYGSHNSFDNSASIRLVWWDDAEIADGDVDAAQARWENQGGQISGTASSGTVTSESSVIFSTRQVALGYAPETVLPVELLDFSAIAIENRVNLFWSTVTELNNDYFELFHSTDGVEFVSIGTVEGNGTTNELIEYGFTHEKPALGDNYYKLRQVDFDGTETFYDIVRVYNDHFRASMDVTIYPNPATNENLHLRIQTGDDHTPINIRVFDLKGKVHYSRTMNSSLNMDEQILPDERMIPGVYFMVIQQGDDTKKKKIVIR from the coding sequence ATGAGACGTATTGAAAGATTATTGTTTAGCCTACTAATAGTAGGGGGAACATCCTTAATTACCCATGCCCAGAATGGGCCTGGAGGGATAGGAGATGGAACTGGAACCAATGGGCCAAGAAACGTCCTTTGGTTAGATGCCTCAACCTTGGGGCTTGGCGATGGTGCAAATGTTTTAACATGGAGTGACTTATCAGGGAATGGTAACGATCTTACTCAGCAGGGAGCCGATGCTGTTCCAACATTTGCTGAAAATGCCTTCGGAACTGGATTAGATGCCATTCGATTTGATGGTACTGAAAGATACTTACGCATTCTAGATAATGCTACATTAGATGGCTTTGCTGATGGGGTCTCCATCATTCTTGTCACTAATTTTTCTACAGTAGATGATAACCCAAGAGGAATAATTTCGAAAAGAAATAGTTCCAGCTCAGAGGAGGTTTACAGCATATTTACTCACACAGGTTCTAGAATGAACTTCGATGTTCGAACCACGGATGATAATAGACTAAGTGATGCAACTACGCTCACAGCAAGCACAGATTATATTCTTTCAGCTGTATATGATGAAATTTTTCAATATACTTCTATCAATAGTAATGCACCAGATACACGAGGCGAAACAGGTAACCTTACTGATGCCTCCTCCGACTTAATTCTTGGCGCACTTAACAATAATTATGGGACCTATTTCGATGGATATCTGGCGGAGGTGATCATTTATGGCAATGGATTAACTCAGGCTGAGAGAATAGTGATTGAGAATTACCTTGCCAATAAATACAGTATAACACTTTCAGGTAACGACTTTTGGACTGATAATGCAACTTACTCCAATGGCCTAGCAGGTATAGGACAAGATTTAGCATACAGCTCTGAAGCTACTACAGCATCTTCCGATTTGATGCGAATCTCGGAATCAACCGATTTTGATGATAATGATTGGGTTTTTTGGGGCCATGACAATGGTGATGCTTCAGTTTGGGTAGCTAGCGAAGTGCCAGGAGCACAGCAAAGACTTGCTAGAGAATGGTTAATTGAAGAAAATGGCGAAACAGGATCTGTTACCGTACAAGTTGATGGAAGTGAATTGCCCAGCACAGGAATTTCTAATCCTCAATACTATCTATTGGTTGATACGAATAATGATGCAGACTTCTCGGATGCTACTCCTTATCTTATGATTTCAGATGGGGCCGGAGGAGCATTCGTAAATATTGATTTGAATACAAATGACAGAATTGCAATTTCATTTGAGCCTGGTACACCATCACAAATCTGGTATAGTTACATATCAGATGATTGGAGCGACCCAAATACATGGACATTAGATGGAGCTATTTCCCCTCTTTATCTGAACCCCTCTAGTGAAGTACCGGGAGTAAGTGATTCTGTTGTGATTAATACCGGTAGAACGGTTACCATGGATGTTAATGACGTTGCTGTAACACGTTTAGAAATTATTGGAACGCTAGACTTGGTAGCTACTACAGGTCATATATTCGGCGTACTTGATGGGTCTGGAACATTAAGGCTTTCAGGTGCAGCAGGTAATGAAAATTACCCTGTTACGAATGATGCATTGTTTATCGATTCTGATGAAGGGGGTACACTGGAGTACTATGGAGCCGGACTTTCAGTCAATTCAGATCGAAGCGCCAATAATCTATTGATCAATATGATTAATACAACAGATATGGTAACTACTTTAGCCGATTTTGATTTAAATGGTAACTTGACAATAAGTAGAGGGATTTTTCAGTTCAATGACAATTTATCAACTAGTAATTTAAATGTAACCGTTGATGGAAATGTGCTAATTGAATCATCCGGTGGAATAGATGTTGGGACTACTAACGCCCGACATGAATTCAATCTTTATGGAAACTTCACCAACCAAGGAGATGTGGATTTTACAAATAGAACTTCTCAGGCAACAGGAAGTGAAGCAACGAACGGTATTGTAGACGTTAACTTTTTAAGCTCAAGCCAAGATCAAACAGTAGTCCTTCAGAATGTAACTGATTTTTATCGGGTAGAGATAAACAAAGGAGTTGATGATACATATATAGTGGAATTTATTGCCGATGATCCAAGTTTTTTCAATTTGTATGGTTACGCAAATCAAGGAATCGACAATCCACAAGGGTCAACAAATGACAATGCTTTTGGGCTAATTTATGGAACAGCGAAGATTGGCAATAATGTAACAGTATCTCCTCTCAATGCAGGAGGAAATTACAGCATTTTTGAAGGTGCTCAAATATGGGTAGACGGAGGTACAGTTGAAAAGACTGCTGGAACTGCAATAGTACCATATGGCTCAATACGAGTTTCATCTGGTGCACTTAATGCACCAATCAATAGTGGAATTACAACTAGAGATAATGGGCAATTAACAATAGAAGGAGGAACTGTCACCGTAAACCAGTTCAGAACTTCCATTAATGGAGTATCTGCTTTGGGAGGTTTAGTGATGACAGGAGGAATATTTAACATTATCGGAGAAAACACCAGTGCAAATTATTATACATTCAGTCTAACATACCCAGGTAATGTCTTTAACATGTCTGGAGGGGTTATCAATGTTTCTGGCGCGAATGCAACCGGAGGCATTTACATCAATAGTTCAGACGAAAACATAAGCGTTACTGGTGGTACGGTTAATTTGGATGTTACCAATGGTAATAACCTAACGATCACTTCCAGGGCTCCATTTTTTAACTTAAATGTATTAGAATCGAATGCTTCTGCAGCTAGTGTTCTAGTATCCAACGGCAGTTCAGGAACTGGCGGTGGTTTGACCACTGTCAACATGGATAAATTCCAGGTGCTTAATGACTTGCATATTGATAACAGCGGTGGGAATACAACCACTTTTAATGCAGGGGGAATAGACTTAGGTATTACTGGATCCTTATTAATCGAAAATGGATCTTCAGTTGATTTAAGCAATATGAATCTCACGTTTGAGGGTACAGGCTCCTCAAACATTGACATAGGTATTGCATCCACTCTGGTGTTAGACAGTCTAGAAATTAACAAGAACAATGAGAATGTAAATGTTATTGTTACAAATGGTCAGTCTACAGCCATTCAAGTCGATGATTTACTCAATGTTGCTAGTGGTAATTTCGATGTAAGCACGTTTGATATTACTGTCAATGGCAACATCGATGCTTTAGATACCATTGGAACAGCAATAAGTACTGGCCAAATCTATATGAACGGAGCAGCCACTCAATCGATCACATCTACCAATGGAGCTATTTATGATTTGGAAATTGATAACACAAACGGCGTAAGCTTAGATGGTGATTTTGGGATAATCAATCAATTGAATCTTAACGATGGAATTTTTGATATCAATACATCCAAGCTGACAACAGGTGCTGAGGTTTTAACAACAGGCACTTTTGGTACAAGTTTAATGATCCAAACAGGTGGAAATCCTACTGATGGGGGATTAGAATACCTTTTTGATGCTGATGAGACCTTGACATATCCATTCGGGATTTCAGGAAATTACACACCACTTGTTGCCGATATAAATCTTACAAGTGGTGATGTTGGATATATTCGAACAAATCCAGTAAATGATAAATTAGGTACCATAGATGACGGAGCAGGTGTTATTGACTTTCTGAATTATTATTGGAAAATTGGAGTGTCTGATTTTGTTGATTTACCAACAGTAAATAGCTATGTTTTTTCATATAGTTCAGCTGACGTTAGTGGAACCGAAGGAAATCTTCAGCCAGGATTTGTGGAGGATGGTACCGATGCAGATTTGGATGCAGATTCGTTCACAAGAACTGCTGTTGGGAGCACTGCAGATGTAGCTAGTAATCAGATTACATTTATATTAGGAACAACGGCAAGAGCTGCTAATTATACTGCAGGTGAGGCTGATGCCTTTGCTGGTGGAGTAACTGTTTTTTATTCCAGAAAGCAAGTAGGAGATGATCAGAAAAATTGGACTTCACGGTTTAGTTGGTCTACAGATGATGTAAATAAGCATGCTGGACAAGCGGCAAGCTCTTATCCTGGTGAGAATAGTACTAGTGATGTTGCGGTAGTGGGGTTTGGAGGAATTGATGCTGGAGAAGATTTCAATACGTGTAATCCTTGTACGATTGTGAATAGTGTTAGACATGATCATAGGGTACGATCCGGTGAAACGATAACCGTGGCAGAAATTATTTTTGATCAAAATCCTGCAGCTAACGCATTAAGCAACAATGATACTCGTATTAGGGTATTTGAGACTGCTGTATTAAATGCTGCTAGGGTAACTGGTCGTGGTACAATGTTTCAAAGAGTAAATGCTAGTAATATTGGAACAATTAATGCGGACTTCAATGAATTTAATAAAGACGAGGATAACGGCTGGTTTCTACAAGTAACAGGTGGTACGTCAATAGTGATATCTGACAGATTTGAATTTCCGACCCTCAGAGTTTTTGGGGGAGGTAGAGATGTAAGCTACACACAGGATGTCACAGCAAAAGGGTTAGTTGTTGATAATAATGCAGATCTATTTCTTGACCATAATTTCACGATAAATGGAACAGCAAGGATAGGATTGAATGGAGGTGGGGAACTGATTTTTGGTGCTGCGGCCGGGGGAGCAGTTGGGTCTAACGTAATCTTTGAGTGCGATTCACTTATCTTGACAAGTAACAATAATAACGGAGTGTCTGTAGTTGATGCTGGTGCGGATATCCACACTTTAAGGGTTAATGGAGGACTAAATTTGGTACAAGGTGCATTGTTCGATTTGTCAAACGCAGACCCTTCTTCTCAAGCTATTTTAGAATTGGCTGGGACAGGACAACATGCTTTTACGAACACATCTTCTATAGTTCCTGAGTTATATCGTATTGTAGTAAATAAGGGTGTGGATACAACAAGTACATTTAGCCTTGATGCACCCGTGTTAATAAGCGGAGATAATTCAGTTGAGCCACCAGCAGTAGAATTGCAAAACGGGAAACTAATTATAAATAGTGCTTTGATAAATGCGGTTGTGGCTGATGGTATTGACTATTTAATTCCTGCATCAGCTGGAGTAGAGGTTCTGCAGGGAACTATTTCTACTACAGGTTCAAATATCATCCTAGACGGTTTATTGAGGGTTAATGGAGGGACTGTGAATCTTGGTACAAGTGATATCGAATACACAAACTCAGGGACTTCATTGATAGATGTGCTCAGTGGTACATTGAATGTCGGTGGGCAAGTTAGAAGAGCAACGTCATCTACAACAGGAATACTCAAATATAGGCAGACCGGAGGTGACGTAGATATTGCTACAGATGGAATTTCCACTTCTTCGAGAGGAGCGTTTGAAGTGCTTAACAGCGGGAGTGAATTTACACTTACTGGCGGAACATTTAATATTGAAAGGGGAGTTACAGGGGATGCAAATATCTCGTTGGAATTAGATCCAACAACTACGGATATCTCGGGATCAACGATCACCATTTTTGAAAACCTAGGAGGAGACTATGGTGCTAACTTCTTCAATGTTTCGTCTTCAATACTATTAAACGATCTGATTATAGCTAACACCATTGATCTTCCAGATGTACAGCTCTTTAATCGGGATTTGGAGGTGAATAATTTAACGATAAATGCCAATCAATCTCTTTTGACGAATGGATTCGACCTAACCTTAAATGGGGATTTTACAAATAATGGAACTTACGGTAATACAAATTCTGAAACAATTTTCGCTGGCTCAGGAGCTCAAACCATAAGTGGATCGGGAGCATTCACGATCTTTACTTTACGTAAAAATGGTTCAGGTACCACCACATCAAATGTCGCATTAGATTTAGATAGTGACTTTTACCTTACATCAGGCACGTTCGATGTAGGTTCTAACTCATTGAGCCTACAAAATGATGCATTTGTACAAAGTACTTTTCTAAATAGCGGAGGAAATGGACTAATGTTCAATGGTACGGCAAATCAAGACTTAAATGGCTTAACCAATAATGCCATTGACATTGGAACGATAACCATAAACAATCCGTCAGGAGTCGATATCCCAGATGGAAATGGGTTCGATTTTAACATCACCCAGGAACTTAGACTCAATGGAGGTGTATTTAATATCGGAGGGAGCTTGGTTACATTGAGTTCTGGAGCTCCAGTGACTGAAGTTTCTACATTTAATGTAAATAACATGGTGCAAACCAACAGCTCATTTACTGATAACGGTCTAAGAATTGAATTTTTTACAGTTGCAGCAGACACAGTAGTCTTTTTTCCAATCGGTGAATTAAAATACACTCCCGTAGAATTTGACCTGGATGCTGGAACGACTACTGGTAGTATCAGAGTAAGGCCGGCAAATGAGCCTCACCCGACCATAGTGGATGACGCAGAGCCAATGACTGAGACCGAAATTGACGATACTCAAAATGTCTTAAACTATCATTGGATAGTCGTTTCTGAGAATGTGACTAACGCAAGTGGTTCAGCTATTTTCTTTTATGATCATGATGATATAAGTGTAACTGCGCCTTACGATACAACACATTACATTTCTGCAAGACTTCTATCGAATGATGTAAACTGGGATAAGTTTGCTCCTACTTTGTTTAGGGGCGTAAATCAAACGTTTGAGGTTCCTTTAAGTTCGTTTTCTGCTTCTGAGATCACTGGGGATTATACAGCAGGAGTAGGTAGTTCAGACGGTGTTAATAACGACATTGAAGGAGCCATTCCGGATCAGTTAGCTCAATATGAGACTTCTTTTGCTGGAACAGGTAATTATAGTTTGGCAAGCAATTGGAATCCATTGAGTGGATCTCCGACTGTGACAGATGGTGTTGGACCAGTAGGAGCTCAAATAATTGTGAGGAGTGGAGATGATCTTACTTTAAATCTTGATAACATTCGTTTATATGCAACAGAAATTGAAGCAGGCGGAATTTTGAGAGTGCCTTCAGGCACGGTTGGAGTAAGATTAGGAACGGTGACAGGATCAGGCACTATTGTTTTAGAAGACAATGAATTACTTCCTACAGGTGAGTACACTGATTTCTTTCAATGCGATGGGGGAGCTCTTCAGTATTCAGGGACTACTTCATACAACGTGCTTTCAGGTATATCCCAAGTAAGAAAAGTTATTTTAGATGGGTCTGGATCAAGAACATTGCCTAATAATCTTCTAACCGTTTGTGATACATTAGAAATCAACGGACCAACGGTTGTCCTTAACTCCGGTCTTACCTATGCAGTAGGGGATGCCGATACGGATCTTTTCAATGTTCAGGCAGGGGCTGTCATTCTATCCAATGGTTCCAGCATTAATATAACTGGTGACTTTGAGTTGTCTGGAGGAACATTTACAGGGACAGAGAATACTGATTTGAATGTGACCGATGATATGACCTTGTCTGGAGGAACCCTAAATTGGAATGGGACAGATGTAACATTAAATGGGTCTAGTGAGCAATTAGTAGATGGGTCATTTATCGGAGTAGCAGGTTTTGATGATTTAACGATAAATAATTCAGGTACAGGTGTGACGGTAAATAGTGGAGATGTAGAGATAGGTGGTACACTTACATTGACAGATGGTTTGGTGAACACTACCTCTTCAGAAACATTGACACTAACATCTTCTGGTGATTGGACAGGAGCTAGCACAGCAAGTTATGTCACTGGACCAATGCAAAAAGAAGATATTGCAGCGACTTCTACTTATGAATTTCCAGTGGGTAAATCGGTAAGATATGCACCAGTATCGGTTGTTAATGTAGATACAGGTGGCGATGATTGGACAGCCGAATATTACACTTCTACAAGCGCTACATATCCAAATTCATCTTTCGATACAGATGATCCTGGTTCTGGATTCAATGCGTTGATAAGAGTACTGAGTACTGATAGATGGGAGGTTTCCAGTGCAGGGTCTAATTCGGCACAAGTTCAGGCTACCTATGGATCTCATAACAGTTTTGACAATTCTGCAAGTATAAGACTTGTTTGGTGGGATGATGCTGAAATAGCAGATGGTGATGTCGATGCAGCTCAAGCTAGATGGGAAAACCAAGGAGGTCAGATTTCAGGAACTGCATCTTCTGGTACTGTGACATCTGAAAGCAGTGTAATTTTTAGTACTAGACAAGTAGCTCTTGGATATGCTCCCGAAACTGTATTACCGGTTGAACTCCTGGACTTCTCGGCAATCGCTATTGAAAACCGTGTGAATTTATTCTGGTCAACGGTCACCGAGTTGAACAATGACTATTTTGAACTATTCCATTCAACAGATGGAGTGGAATTTGTTTCAATAGGAACTGTAGAAGGTAATGGAACTACCAATGAACTGATAGAGTATGGATTCACACATGAGAAGCCAGCTTTAGGGGATAACTATTACAAGTTGAGGCAAGTGGATTTTGATGGTACCGAGACTTTTTACGATATCGTCAGGGTATATAATGATCACTTTAGAGCGTCAATGGATGTAACCATTTATCCAAATCCTGCAACGAATGAAAATCTTCACTTAAGAATTCAAACTGGAGATGATCATACTCCTATTAATATTAGAGTTTTTGACTTAAAAGGAAAAGTTCATTATAGTCGAACGATGAATAGTTCTTTGAATATGGATGAACAAATTCTACCTGATGAGCGAATGATTCCGGGAGTTTACTTCATGGTAATTCAGCAAGGAGACGACACTAAGAAGAAGAAAATAGTTATTAGATAA
- a CDS encoding TlpA disulfide reductase family protein, translated as MKQKIRKEFIEWIVIISVFGIIYLTGWHTEVIGRVQQVVLSSGIISPNITTENKLASYNFRIEDMNGNRILFNQFKEKVVFINFWATWCPPCIAEMPDIHSLYQETKNNVSFVMISLDKDENKAREFIERKEFDFPVYFLRSSLPAVYDTHSIPTTYLLDKKGRIKAENHGMAKYNTEEFKELLTKLSEEKITN; from the coding sequence GTGAAGCAAAAAATAAGGAAGGAGTTCATCGAATGGATTGTTATTATCTCAGTCTTTGGAATCATCTATTTGACTGGCTGGCATACTGAAGTAATTGGCAGAGTTCAACAAGTAGTCCTTTCATCTGGCATTATATCTCCAAATATTACCACTGAGAACAAATTAGCATCTTATAATTTTCGGATTGAAGATATGAATGGAAACAGAATTCTATTTAATCAATTCAAAGAAAAAGTGGTTTTTATTAATTTTTGGGCTACCTGGTGTCCCCCTTGTATTGCCGAGATGCCAGACATTCATTCACTTTATCAAGAAACTAAAAATAACGTGTCTTTTGTGATGATTTCTTTGGACAAAGATGAAAACAAGGCTAGAGAATTTATCGAAAGAAAGGAGTTTGACTTTCCCGTATATTTTTTAAGATCTTCATTACCTGCAGTATACGATACTCATTCTATACCCACTACATATCTTTTAGATAAAAAAGGAAGGATTAAGGCTGAGAATCACGGAATGGCGAAATATAATACTGAAGAATTCAAAGAATTACTTACCAAATTGAGTGAAGAAAAAATTACAAATTAA
- a CDS encoding agmatinase family protein, which produces MYNPSKAGVKGSIFGLPYGLEESDMIILPVHLDVTVSYGQGTSRAPDIILDESSQLDLSLLSIEKPWKLKMAMYDRLVINTQNEIHRGRAINVIKAIESGKKPDLDQLEFVNEFCDSVHKKIEEVVTSLLRLDKIVCVIGGDHSSPLGLMRALAKKGSYGILQIDAHMDLRNAYEEFKYSHASIMNNALKEEGITSLTQIGIRDFCEEEEDYVNRSKKPIHVFYDEDIFKNELEGISWKKQVCDIIKTLPDDVYVSFDMDGLDPSLCPNTGTPVVGGLQFNQVIYLLEQVVRSGKKIIGFDVCEAGNHPWDANVAARVIYRLAALTGVSAKLIDFK; this is translated from the coding sequence ATGTACAACCCTAGCAAAGCAGGAGTAAAAGGAAGCATTTTTGGATTACCTTATGGTTTAGAGGAATCCGATATGATCATTCTTCCGGTTCATTTGGATGTTACGGTATCTTATGGGCAGGGAACTTCGAGAGCACCGGACATTATCTTGGATGAGTCGTCTCAGTTGGATTTATCCCTTCTTTCAATCGAAAAACCGTGGAAATTGAAAATGGCCATGTATGATCGTTTGGTTATCAATACCCAGAATGAAATTCACAGAGGACGAGCCATCAATGTAATTAAAGCAATAGAGTCAGGGAAAAAACCAGATCTTGATCAATTGGAATTTGTAAATGAGTTTTGTGATTCCGTGCATAAAAAAATAGAAGAGGTTGTTACCTCATTGCTCAGACTAGACAAAATCGTATGCGTAATAGGAGGTGATCATTCCTCCCCATTGGGTTTAATGAGAGCCTTGGCAAAAAAAGGAAGTTATGGAATACTTCAAATAGATGCTCACATGGATTTGAGAAATGCATACGAAGAATTTAAGTATTCTCATGCAAGTATTATGAACAACGCGCTGAAAGAAGAGGGGATTACTTCCTTGACTCAGATAGGAATCCGGGATTTTTGCGAAGAGGAGGAAGATTATGTGAATAGGTCTAAAAAGCCCATTCATGTTTTTTACGATGAAGACATCTTTAAAAATGAGCTTGAAGGTATTTCATGGAAAAAGCAAGTATGTGACATTATTAAGACTTTACCTGATGATGTTTACGTAAGCTTTGATATGGACGGATTAGATCCTTCACTATGCCCCAATACAGGAACCCCTGTCGTTGGAGGTTTACAATTCAATCAAGTCATTTACCTCTTAGAACAAGTAGTTAGATCAGGGAAAAAAATCATTGGGTTTGATGTTTGTGAGGCAGGGAATCATCCTTGGGATGCTAACGTGGCAGCAAGAGTTATTTATCGGTTGGCTGCTTTGACAGGTGTTTCAGCAAAGCTTATCGATTTTAAATGA
- a CDS encoding histidine phosphatase family protein, with amino-acid sequence MNKKLYLIRHSYAEDSNGKKDFDRNLTLEGQSTVRALGRYLINESFNPDIILCSSSQRTTETAINLVEELEINEQIIDYQDVIYNASVREILSVLTNVDESHKEVAIIGHNPTITYFGEYLTGANIGNMQPSGVVRIRFERLNWSEISQNLGIFESYYHPSH; translated from the coding sequence ATGAATAAAAAACTTTACCTAATCAGGCATTCATATGCTGAAGACTCTAATGGAAAGAAAGACTTTGATAGAAATCTTACACTCGAAGGTCAGAGTACTGTCAGAGCACTTGGAAGATATTTAATAAATGAAAGCTTTAATCCTGATATTATTCTGTGCAGTTCTTCTCAAAGAACTACGGAAACCGCAATAAATCTTGTCGAAGAATTAGAAATTAATGAACAAATCATCGACTATCAGGATGTGATTTACAATGCATCTGTTAGAGAAATACTGAGTGTTCTTACCAATGTTGATGAGAGTCACAAAGAAGTTGCCATCATTGGTCATAACCCGACCATTACGTATTTTGGGGAATACTTGACTGGAGCCAATATTGGAAATATGCAACCTTCAGGAGTGGTAAGAATTAGATTTGAAAGACTTAATTGGAGTGAAATTTCTCAGAATTTGGGAATTTTTGAATCATATTATCATCCAAGTCATTGA